A region of the Nocardia nova SH22a genome:
GGAACATCGTCGGCCCCTCGTCGGTCCCGGCCACGCAGATGGTGAAGGCCGCGCCCCGCGCGCCGGTGGTGAAATGCTTGGCGCCGTTGATGACCCAGCCGGTATCGGTCTCCTCGGCGACGGTGCGCAGCATCCGCGGATCGGCTCCGGCGCCCGGCGCGGGTTCGGTGAGCGCGATCGCCGAGCGGACCTCCCCGGCCGCCAGCGGCGCCAGGTAGCGTTCCCGCTGCTGTTCGTCGGCCACATGGGCCAGCAGATGGATATTGCCGTCGTCGGGCGCCCAGGCGTTGACCGCGAGCGGGCCGAGCAGGCTCGCTCCCGCCGCCTCGAGCACCCGGGCCTGATCGCGGGTGTCCAATCCCAGACCGCCGTAGCGCGGATCCGACAGCGGACCGAAAACGCCCGCGTCCTTGGCCTTCTTCTGCAGGTCCAGGCGTAGGTCGTCATCGGTGACCCGCTCGCCGGTCACCACCTCGCGTTCCACCGGTACGACATGGTCGACCACGAATCGTCTGGTCCGCTCGACCAGTTCCGCCACTGCGCTCATGGGGTCAGTTTCGGTCCGCGGTCGTGCGTCGCGGGCGGGCGATAGTCAATAACGATCGGTCGAATCGACTCCCGCGACCCGCACCCGAATCGCCGCGGCCTTCGGACAGGGTGAGGGCGAACGGCGCCGGGACCTCCGCCGCCGGGACACCGAGGGGATGCGATGACGGAGTTGACGGTCCGGGTGAGCGATCGGCGCGATACCGGCACGGGCGTCTTCGTCCTGGAACTGGTGGCCGCCGACGGGGACCGGCTGCCGCCGTGGTCGCCGGGCGCGCACATCGATGTGGCGGCCGGACCGGCGGGGGTGCGGCAGTATTCGCTGTGCGGCGATCCGGCCGACCGGCGCCGGTGGCGGCTCGCGATTCTGCGCGAACCCGGCGGACGCGGCGGCTCGGACCATCTGCACCGGACCGCGCACCCCGGCGTGGAGTTGCGAGTGTCGCTGCCGCGCAACAATTTCGAACTCCTACCGGCCGACGACTACCTGTTCGTCGCCGGTGGTATCGGCATCACCGCGATCCTGCCGATGGTGATCGCGGCCGAGCGGGCCGGGGCGCGGTGGACGCTGCACTACGGCGCCCGCACCCGCGCGCATCTGTGCTTCGCCGACGAACTCGCCCGCTACCACGCGGTGCGTCTGGCGCCGCAGGACGAGTCCGGACTGCTGCCGGTCGCGCAGCTGCTCGACGGCACCACAGCCACCGTCTACTGCTGTGGGCCGGAACCGCTGCTGGCCGCCGTCGAATCCGAAGCGGCGCGGCGCGGAATCCCGGTCCGCACCGAACGTTTCGTGCCACAGCCGGTCGAGGCGGCCGCCGACCGATCCTTCGAGCTGCGACTGGCCCGCAGCGGGCGCACCCTGCACGTCGCCGCGGGCCGGTCGATCGTCGAGGTGTGCGAGGCGGCGGGAGTGCCGATCGTGACCTCCTGCCGCGAGGGCACCTGCGGCAGCTGCGAAACCGATGTGCTCGACGGCGAAGTGGCGCACCGGGATTCGGTTCTCGATGCCGACGAGCGGGCCCGCGGCGCCACCCTCATGCCCTGCGTATCGCGGGCGATCTCGGATGTCCTCGTGCTCGACCTGTGACACGGGGCGGGCCCGCATCGGTGCGGGCCGAACGACAAGTAAGTCAGTGCAAGGGATTCAGAGGAAAAGCAAGATGAGGAAAACAGTTGCGGCGTCCGCGCTGCTCGCCGCCACGCTGTGCGTCACCGCCGGCGTCTCCGGCACGGCGCAGGCCGACGACGCCGGCGTCGTGAACTACAAGGCGACCACCACCGAGAAATCCACGATCATCTCGACCGACACCGGCTCCCTGAATGTCGAGAACGGCGTATTCGAGATCAAGGCCGCCGACGGAACCACCCTCGCCGGAACGGAACTGAAGTTCCGCGTCGACGACTTCGAATTCCCGATCGCGGCCGATATCGCCGGCCACGCCGCGACCCTGACCCCGCAGTTCGACCTCGCCCACGCGATCTACAAACCGGTCGACCTGCCGTTCCAGGATCAGGCGCCGTGGAAGACGCCCTACGACCGGGAACAGGCCGCCTGGTCGCGGCTCACCACCACCATCGCGGCGGGGGCCACCATCGGCACCCTCGTCGGCGGTCTCACCGGCGGGGCCGTGGGCTGCCTGCTCGGCGGCATCGCCGGTGCGACCGTGGCCGCCGCGGCCATCGTCGGCCTGTTCGGCGCCTTCCTGCCCTCGGCCGCGATCGGCTGTGTGGGCGGCATCATCGCCATCGGCGCGCTGGGCACCCTCGCCGGTCAGCTGCTGGTGACCGCGCCGGTGGCGGTCGCGGCCGCGATCCAGTACTTCACCACGATCAACGCGCCGTTCACCGCGCCCGGCAAGTAGTACACCGGTCCGGCACGACGAAGGCCCCGCCCGGATCACCGGACGGGGCCTTCGCACACCGATCGGCGCGACTACTCCCGGAAGAGCTTGCCGCGATCGAATTCGTGACCGCCCCACACACCGGACTGACCGGTGGCCGCCGCGAATTCCGCGCACTCGCGCCGGATCGGGCATCCCGCGCAGATACCGCGCGCGTAGTCGAAGTCCTGCGACGGGTACGGAAACCAGGCGTCGTGGTT
Encoded here:
- a CDS encoding PDR/VanB family oxidoreductase; the encoded protein is MTELTVRVSDRRDTGTGVFVLELVAADGDRLPPWSPGAHIDVAAGPAGVRQYSLCGDPADRRRWRLAILREPGGRGGSDHLHRTAHPGVELRVSLPRNNFELLPADDYLFVAGGIGITAILPMVIAAERAGARWTLHYGARTRAHLCFADELARYHAVRLAPQDESGLLPVAQLLDGTTATVYCCGPEPLLAAVESEAARRGIPVRTERFVPQPVEAAADRSFELRLARSGRTLHVAAGRSIVEVCEAAGVPIVTSCREGTCGSCETDVLDGEVAHRDSVLDADERARGATLMPCVSRAISDVLVLDL
- a CDS encoding membrane protein, whose protein sequence is MRKTVAASALLAATLCVTAGVSGTAQADDAGVVNYKATTTEKSTIISTDTGSLNVENGVFEIKAADGTTLAGTELKFRVDDFEFPIAADIAGHAATLTPQFDLAHAIYKPVDLPFQDQAPWKTPYDREQAAWSRLTTTIAAGATIGTLVGGLTGGAVGCLLGGIAGATVAAAAIVGLFGAFLPSAAIGCVGGIIAIGALGTLAGQLLVTAPVAVAAAIQYFTTINAPFTAPGK
- a CDS encoding WhiB family transcriptional regulator encodes the protein MTTTTPALTLVDLLPLSDTQNWDQAACKGDPNHDAWFPYPSQDFDYARGICAGCPIRRECAEFAAATGQSGVWGGHEFDRGKLFRE